One Lampris incognitus isolate fLamInc1 chromosome 14, fLamInc1.hap2, whole genome shotgun sequence DNA window includes the following coding sequences:
- the LOC130123618 gene encoding CTD small phosphatase-like protein, whose translation MDHMSIITQVSNPKEEEIISFNQEKASQSNISLKKQRSRSIFSTFFCCFRNYNVEPPASNTTTSSLPPPVEENGAPPKCDQVEVIPVPSPPAKYLLPEMNISDYGKKCVVIDLDETLVHSSFKPISNADFIVPVEIDGTVHQVYVLKRPHVDEFLQKMGELFECVLFTASLAKYADPVADLLDQWGVFRARLFRESCVFHRGNYVKDLSRLGRELNNVIIVDNSPASYIFHPENAVPVQSWFDDMNDTELLDLLPFFEGLSKEEEVYGVLQNLRGR comes from the exons CATCACAGTCCAACATTAGCCTAAAGAAGCAGAGGAGTCGCAGTATCTTCAGCACGTTCTTTTGCTGCTTCCGCAACTACAATGTAGAGCCACCGGCCAGCAACACCACCACCAGCTCCCTGCCGCCACCTGTTGAGGAGAATGGAGCACCTCCCAAG TGTGACCAGGTCGAGGTCATCCCTGTCCCTAGT CCTCCAGCCAAATACCTCTTACCTGAGATGAACATATCTGACTATGGCAAGAAGTGTGTTGTGATCGACTTGGATGAAACCCTCGTGCACAGCTCATTCAAG CCCATCAGCAATGCTGATTTCATAGTTCCAGTGGAGATTGATGGCACCGTTCACCAG GTGTATGTTCTAAAAAGACCCCATGTTGATGAGTTTCTGCAGAAGATGGGCGAGTTATTTGAATGTGTGCTCTTCACAGCTAGTCTTGCCAAG TATGCTGATCCTGTGGCAGACCTTCTGGACCAGTGGGGGGTGTTCCGCGCTAGGCTCTTCCGAGAGTCCTGCGTCTTTCACAGAGGGAACTATGTCAAAGACCTCAGCCGGCTGGGTCGAGAGCTCAACAACGTCATCATTGTTGACAATTCACCTGCCTCTTACATTTTCCACCCAGAAAATGCT GTCCCAGTCCAGTCCTGGTTTGACGACATGAATGACACAGAGCTCCTGGACCTGCTGCCTTTCTTTGAGGGACTAAGCAAAGAGGAGGAGGTCTATGGAGTTCTGCAGAACCTGAGGGGCAGGTAG